A single genomic interval of Metasolibacillus fluoroglycofenilyticus harbors:
- a CDS encoding C40 family peptidase gives MASKWHAAVASTLILSALVVPAAEAASYTVQKGDTLTKIAKEHELTVQQLKQWNNLKSDAIFVNQKLMLASPEVKATKVEKVEKAVVEEKTTNATTYTVKRGDTLTVIAQKNNMTVEQLKELNKLQSDFIYINQQLQVNNVAQSNLITEQVITVAPGTNGQAVYHRVVELAHELLGTPYLFAGNTIEGFDCSGFVKYVYSNAGLDISRKSSLDYFLQDTTAVEEPMPGDVVFFKNTYIPNISHMGIYIGEDQFIHAGTTGVEISKVTHSYWAERFVAFKRFNGIE, from the coding sequence ATGGCAAGTAAATGGCACGCTGCGGTTGCGAGTACGCTAATATTGTCAGCGCTCGTAGTACCAGCAGCAGAGGCAGCATCTTATACAGTACAAAAAGGCGACACATTGACGAAAATTGCAAAAGAACATGAACTAACAGTACAGCAATTAAAGCAATGGAATAATTTAAAATCAGATGCTATTTTCGTAAATCAAAAGCTAATGCTAGCAAGTCCAGAAGTAAAAGCAACTAAAGTGGAGAAAGTCGAAAAAGCTGTAGTTGAGGAAAAGACAACGAATGCAACTACTTATACAGTTAAGAGAGGCGATACATTAACAGTTATCGCTCAAAAAAATAATATGACAGTTGAGCAGCTAAAAGAACTGAATAAGCTGCAATCGGATTTTATCTATATTAATCAGCAGCTACAAGTAAATAACGTGGCGCAATCAAATTTAATAACGGAGCAAGTTATAACAGTTGCGCCGGGAACAAATGGACAAGCTGTTTATCACCGTGTTGTTGAACTCGCTCATGAATTGCTTGGGACACCCTATTTATTTGCTGGAAATACGATAGAGGGCTTTGATTGTAGCGGCTTTGTCAAATATGTTTATAGCAATGCGGGCTTAGATATTTCTCGTAAAAGTAGCTTAGATTATTTTTTACAGGATACAACTGCAGTAGAGGAGCCTATGCCAGGGGATGTAGTGTTTTTCAAAAATACGTACATACCAAATATTTCACATATGGGTATTTATATAGGTGAAGATCAATTTATTCATGCGGGGACAACAGGTGTTGAAATCTCTAAAGTAACTCATAGCTATTGGGCGGAGCGTTTTGTTGCGTTCAAGCGCTTTAATGGTATTGAATAA
- a CDS encoding C40 family peptidase, giving the protein MSYNNILRNTLLTFLAALAIFLSPIGNDKASAADFTSSDFKSTAQKYLGVPYAYGGTTSRGFDCSGYVRAVFSDLGITTLPRTSASMYSVGTEVSKNDLIPGDLVFFNTSGSGISHVGVYLGGGKFIHSQTNIGVSVTDINDKWYWGNRYVGAKRVANVSFE; this is encoded by the coding sequence ATGAGTTACAACAATATTTTACGAAATACATTATTAACATTTTTAGCAGCATTAGCTATCTTCTTATCACCTATTGGGAACGATAAAGCATCTGCTGCGGATTTTACTTCAAGCGATTTTAAATCAACAGCTCAAAAATATTTAGGTGTACCATATGCATATGGTGGTACTACATCAAGAGGCTTTGATTGCTCTGGATATGTTCGTGCTGTATTCAGTGATTTAGGCATTACTACATTACCTCGCACTTCAGCATCTATGTACAGTGTAGGAACAGAGGTTAGTAAAAACGATTTAATTCCAGGTGACTTAGTATTCTTTAATACTTCAGGTAGTGGTATTTCTCACGTAGGTGTTTACTTAGGCGGTGGCAAATTCATCCACTCCCAAACGAATATTGGTGTAAGTGTTACAGATATTAATGACAAATGGTATTGGGGTAACCGCTATGTAGGTGCAAAACGAGTTGCGAATGTTTCATTCGAATAA
- a CDS encoding accessory Sec system S-layer assembly protein, translating into MGLFDFFKKGDKVGADSAVDSKELLKDTKQSGDERDVVTKLSFHPQWNVPLEQQYVFNFLANELQPLKPNQLSLSAINIEENPRTGAWNVKVFFRSSLPEPIELGEIELLILDKDDKRLASKTFHFQDLGIIPAESARPWVFEFDKDSIEEGVKEVPKEDEWKIAFNLISLRGHQLDLDETWKKQLPVDQQEALEKIVKDLPKLGKSEVNFTGLQAKLQNDKSLHVSIFIRNGNDKAINLEQLPLEIIDARGKQVAKGSFKLDPVLTVLPNTTKPWTFIFPAQLVNVKGIDLSRWTARVPQQ; encoded by the coding sequence ATGGGCTTATTCGATTTTTTCAAAAAAGGTGATAAAGTAGGAGCAGACAGCGCTGTTGACTCAAAGGAATTATTAAAGGATACGAAGCAATCAGGTGATGAACGTGATGTCGTAACAAAATTATCCTTCCATCCACAATGGAATGTGCCATTAGAGCAACAATACGTATTTAATTTCTTAGCAAATGAATTGCAGCCATTAAAACCAAATCAGCTATCACTATCAGCAATTAATATTGAAGAAAACCCACGTACGGGTGCATGGAATGTCAAAGTATTTTTCCGTTCTTCATTACCAGAACCGATTGAACTTGGAGAAATCGAATTACTTATTTTAGATAAGGATGACAAGCGTCTAGCGTCTAAAACGTTCCACTTTCAGGATTTAGGCATTATTCCCGCTGAAAGTGCCCGCCCTTGGGTATTTGAGTTTGATAAAGACTCTATTGAAGAAGGTGTAAAGGAAGTACCAAAAGAAGACGAATGGAAAATTGCCTTCAACTTAATTTCTTTACGTGGGCATCAGCTTGATTTAGATGAAACGTGGAAAAAACAATTGCCAGTGGATCAGCAAGAAGCGTTAGAAAAAATCGTCAAGGACTTACCAAAGCTAGGTAAATCAGAGGTCAACTTTACTGGCTTACAGGCAAAGCTTCAAAACGATAAAAGCTTACATGTATCCATCTTTATTCGTAACGGTAACGACAAAGCAATTAACTTAGAGCAGCTACCACTTGAAATTATCGACGCGCGCGGTAAGCAAGTAGCAAAAGGCTCATTCAAACTTGACCCTGTTTTAACAGTACTGCCAAATACAACAAAGCCGTGGACATTTATTTTCCCTGCCCAACTAGTAAACGTAAAAGGAATTGACCTTTCACGCTGGACAGCACGTGTACCACAGCAATAA
- the secA2 gene encoding accessory Sec system translocase SecA2, which produces MFSIFKRNKEQTSARELKRYYKIVDQINALEATYAAMSDEELQGMTLKFKERIENGEEVTAIIPDAFAVVRETSKRILNMRHFDVQLIGGLVLTEGNIAEMPTGEGKTLVASLPSYVRALEGKGVHVITVNDYLAKRDFELIGQIHRFLGLTVGLNVPMMEQGAKKDAYNADITYGVGTEFGFDYLRDNMAHSIADKVQRPYHFAIIDEVDSVLIDEAKTPLIIAGKMSANEELHRIAAMLAKRFVKDEDYDFDDETKATSLTDQGIEKVEAAFGVDNLYDLEHQTLYHYVIQAVRAHVMFERDVDYIVRDNKIELVDMFTGRIMEGRTLSDGLHQAIEAKEGVEITEENKAQAQITIQNYFRMYPKLSGMTGTAKTQEKEILEVYNMRVIQIPTNRPRKRIDQTDIVFETIEDKYEYVAQETLRRHEKGQPVLIGTTSILQSEKVSQYLKKYSLPHQLLNAKTVEQEVELISEAGQKGRITVATNMAGRGTDIVLGEGVEALGGLLVIGTEKHESRRVDNQLRGRSGRQGDPGESQFILSIEDDMFKRFAKDDVEKFRKKMIVNDIKRVENKDIIELINRTQRIVEGAHFSMREYNLKLDDVINDQRKIIYDLRDRVLAGEDLLALITRMMYETVDFAVRDNAPEEADPLEWNFDKMEQTVNTLFLTDVTIDRTETKVTKILDSLNSSVFELRDFIESYESNEQVMRVIPQVVLSYIDATWVKHLEQMTHLKEGIGLRHYQQEDPMRIYQREGLELFGKNYQELRRSIVEELVAFMKNLSMIEEQEEL; this is translated from the coding sequence ATGTTCTCAATTTTTAAACGGAATAAAGAGCAAACAAGTGCTCGCGAATTAAAACGATACTATAAAATAGTAGATCAAATTAATGCACTTGAAGCAACATATGCTGCAATGTCAGATGAAGAACTACAAGGCATGACTTTGAAATTTAAAGAACGCATTGAAAATGGCGAAGAAGTTACAGCAATTATCCCTGACGCATTTGCTGTCGTTCGTGAAACATCTAAGCGTATTTTAAATATGCGCCACTTCGATGTGCAATTAATCGGTGGTTTAGTATTAACAGAGGGTAATATCGCAGAAATGCCTACAGGTGAAGGGAAAACATTAGTCGCATCCCTCCCATCTTATGTGCGCGCACTAGAAGGTAAAGGCGTACACGTCATTACTGTAAATGATTATTTAGCAAAGCGCGACTTCGAATTAATTGGACAAATTCACCGCTTCCTCGGCTTAACAGTCGGCTTAAACGTACCGATGATGGAGCAAGGTGCAAAAAAAGATGCTTATAATGCTGATATTACATACGGTGTCGGCACAGAGTTTGGCTTCGACTATTTACGTGACAATATGGCACATTCGATTGCTGATAAAGTACAGCGCCCATATCATTTTGCGATTATCGATGAAGTAGACTCGGTATTAATCGACGAAGCAAAAACACCTCTTATTATTGCAGGTAAAATGTCGGCAAATGAAGAGTTGCATCGTATCGCAGCGATGCTAGCGAAGCGCTTTGTAAAGGATGAGGACTACGATTTTGATGACGAAACAAAGGCCACTTCTTTAACAGATCAAGGTATCGAAAAGGTAGAGGCGGCATTTGGTGTTGACAACCTTTACGATTTAGAGCATCAAACACTTTATCACTACGTTATTCAAGCTGTACGTGCCCACGTAATGTTTGAGCGCGACGTTGACTATATCGTGCGTGATAATAAAATTGAGCTTGTGGATATGTTTACAGGTCGCATTATGGAAGGCCGAACATTATCTGACGGCTTGCATCAAGCAATTGAAGCAAAGGAAGGCGTCGAAATAACAGAGGAAAATAAAGCACAAGCACAAATTACCATTCAAAACTATTTCCGTATGTATCCGAAATTGTCAGGGATGACGGGTACAGCAAAAACTCAGGAAAAGGAAATTTTAGAAGTATACAATATGCGCGTCATTCAAATTCCAACGAATAGACCACGAAAACGTATCGACCAAACAGATATCGTCTTCGAAACAATTGAAGACAAATATGAGTATGTAGCGCAAGAAACGCTGCGTCGCCATGAAAAAGGACAGCCTGTACTAATTGGTACAACTTCTATTTTACAATCTGAAAAAGTATCACAGTACCTAAAAAAATATAGCTTACCGCACCAGCTCTTAAACGCAAAAACGGTGGAGCAAGAAGTAGAGCTTATTTCTGAGGCTGGGCAAAAAGGACGTATTACTGTTGCGACAAACATGGCGGGACGAGGTACTGATATCGTTTTAGGTGAAGGTGTTGAGGCGCTTGGTGGTCTTTTGGTTATCGGTACAGAAAAGCATGAAAGCCGTCGTGTGGATAATCAATTACGTGGACGCTCTGGTCGTCAAGGCGACCCTGGTGAAAGCCAGTTTATTTTATCAATAGAGGACGATATGTTTAAACGCTTCGCTAAAGATGATGTGGAAAAGTTCCGTAAAAAAATGATTGTCAACGATATTAAGCGCGTTGAGAATAAAGATATTATCGAGCTTATTAATCGCACGCAGCGCATCGTAGAAGGTGCTCATTTCTCCATGCGTGAATACAATTTAAAGCTAGATGATGTCATTAATGACCAACGCAAAATCATTTATGATTTACGCGATAGAGTGTTAGCAGGTGAAGATTTACTTGCACTCATTACACGTATGATGTATGAAACGGTTGATTTTGCAGTACGCGATAATGCACCAGAGGAAGCCGACCCGCTTGAATGGAATTTCGATAAAATGGAGCAGACGGTTAACACTTTATTTTTAACAGACGTTACTATCGACCGAACAGAAACAAAAGTAACTAAAATTTTAGATTCGTTGAATAGCAGTGTATTTGAGTTACGTGACTTTATCGAAAGCTATGAGAGCAACGAGCAAGTGATGCGTGTCATCCCACAAGTTGTATTAAGCTATATTGACGCAACATGGGTAAAACACTTAGAGCAAATGACGCATTTAAAAGAAGGTATCGGATTACGTCATTACCAGCAAGAAGACCCAATGCGTATTTACCAACGTGAAGGCTTAGAGTTATTCGGTAAAAACTATCAGGAACTGCGCCGTAGCATTGTAGAAGAACTTGTAGCATTTATGAAAAATCTTTCAATGATTGAAGAGCAGGAGGAACTATAA